From Pandoraea norimbergensis, the proteins below share one genomic window:
- a CDS encoding sulfite exporter TauE/SafE family protein: MPFPQFDTFAAALPSLHAWLLMSAALVVAYLIFGIAGFGTALVASPVLAYTLPVAQIVPMLALLDFSAASGNVVRNARAADTSELRRLLPAMLVGSLAGAALLLHLRPETLLRALAWFVCGYAVFALIGPRAKSRLSQQWAIPFGTVGGVFSAMFGSGGFIYAIYLTSRLERVESMRVTQATLIGFSTLVRAVLFLLAGVYADLSMLVTTVTLVPAMMLGMWLGKRVTLHLSRAQFVKVVNLVVLAAGVALLLHSK, from the coding sequence ATGCCGTTCCCTCAGTTCGACACCTTCGCCGCTGCACTCCCCTCACTTCATGCGTGGCTGTTGATGAGCGCGGCGCTCGTCGTCGCCTACCTCATCTTCGGCATTGCAGGCTTTGGCACTGCGCTGGTCGCGAGCCCGGTGCTCGCTTACACCTTGCCGGTGGCGCAGATCGTGCCGATGCTCGCCCTGCTCGACTTCAGCGCCGCCTCGGGCAATGTGGTGCGCAACGCTCGCGCGGCCGACACGAGCGAATTGCGGCGCTTGCTACCGGCGATGCTCGTCGGCAGCCTCGCGGGCGCAGCGTTGCTGCTGCACCTTCGCCCGGAAACGCTGCTGCGCGCGCTCGCGTGGTTCGTGTGCGGCTATGCCGTCTTTGCGCTGATCGGCCCGCGCGCCAAATCGCGGCTCTCACAGCAGTGGGCGATCCCGTTCGGCACCGTGGGCGGCGTGTTCAGCGCGATGTTCGGCAGCGGCGGCTTCATTTATGCGATCTATCTGACCAGCCGGCTCGAACGCGTGGAGTCGATGCGCGTGACGCAGGCCACGCTCATCGGATTCAGCACGCTGGTGCGTGCCGTGTTGTTCCTGCTGGCGGGCGTCTATGCCGATCTGTCGATGCTGGTGACGACCGTCACGCTGGTGCCCGCGATGATGCTGGGCATGTGGCTGGGCAAACGGGTCACGCTGCATCTGTCGCGTGCGCAGTTCGTGAAAGTGGTGAATCTCGTGGTGCTCGCCGCTGGCGTGGCGCTATTGCTGCATAGCAAATAG
- a CDS encoding carbohydrate kinase family protein — MTLPALLVFGEALTDLIRQPQGDGRQWVSRAGGACWNVARVTAAMGVATGYGGAISTHSPFGTELLALSEAAGLDARFVQAVDRPPLLAVVHRHDPPAYFFLGEGAADLAFDPNALPDGWQTAARVAHFGCISLVREPLASTLLDLAEQLHARGVAISFDPNLRNLMGPEYVVTFTRMARVATWLKLSIEDLRALYPSQADDAALAEVRRVAPQATLLLTDGEHGMRLLTPDGVELRQPAYHVAVADTVGAGDASIGGWLASLSRQPDAPLATHLRNAAAAAALACTRTGAHAPTWDDVQALVAAQPSLT; from the coding sequence ATGACCCTGCCCGCTCTGCTCGTCTTCGGCGAAGCCCTCACTGATCTGATTCGCCAGCCGCAGGGCGATGGCCGCCAGTGGGTGAGCCGTGCCGGTGGCGCTTGCTGGAACGTGGCACGCGTCACCGCCGCCATGGGCGTGGCAACCGGCTACGGCGGGGCCATCAGCACCCATTCGCCGTTTGGCACCGAATTGCTCGCCTTGTCTGAGGCGGCAGGTCTCGATGCCCGATTCGTGCAGGCCGTGGACCGTCCACCGCTACTCGCCGTCGTCCATCGACACGATCCCCCCGCCTACTTCTTCCTTGGCGAAGGGGCGGCCGATCTGGCCTTCGATCCGAATGCGCTGCCCGATGGCTGGCAAACGGCCGCCCGCGTGGCGCACTTCGGCTGCATCAGTCTCGTGCGGGAGCCACTCGCCAGCACCCTGCTCGATCTGGCCGAACAACTGCATGCGCGCGGCGTAGCCATCAGCTTCGATCCGAATCTGCGCAACCTGATGGGGCCGGAATACGTTGTGACGTTCACTCGCATGGCGCGCGTGGCCACTTGGCTCAAGTTGTCCATCGAGGATTTGCGCGCGTTGTATCCCTCGCAAGCCGACGACGCGGCATTGGCCGAGGTCCGCCGCGTCGCGCCACAAGCGACGTTATTGCTGACCGACGGCGAACACGGCATGCGCTTGCTCACCCCTGACGGCGTTGAACTCAGGCAACCGGCCTACCACGTGGCCGTGGCCGATACCGTAGGCGCGGGCGACGCCAGCATCGGCGGGTGGCTTGCCAGCCTGTCACGTCAGCCGGACGCGCCCCTTGCCACACACCTGCGCAACGCGGCGGCGGCCGCCGCACTGGCCTGCACCCGAACCGGTGCGCATGCGCCGACTTGGGACGACGTTCAAGCCCTAGTCGCGGCGCAACCCAGCCTCACCTGA
- a CDS encoding LysR family transcriptional regulator, which yields MTPDQLLTFATVAELGNISHAAEALHLSQPAVSGQLRLLQESFGEPLYRRDGRGIRLTAVGEQVAAYANKLRQDYRQALALRDSLRGLETGALRIGASTTPASYLLPYVIAEFHQRYPAVALHIVDGNTSEIVAQLDSLDVAFIEGAVPPGLSPEIAVRPWRDDEVVAIARSDHPLAQLPGGASLQSIAEYPLILREPGSGVRALVARAFSVSGLEPRVALELAGVESIKEAVRAGMGIGFVSAMSMRHEDGALTSVRIDPPHGLKRLLTALVPHADALSRPTERFLAQCFAADAASPAASR from the coding sequence ATGACGCCGGACCAATTGCTGACCTTCGCGACGGTGGCCGAACTGGGCAACATCAGCCATGCCGCCGAGGCATTGCACCTGTCGCAGCCGGCGGTCTCCGGGCAGTTGCGCTTATTGCAGGAATCGTTCGGCGAGCCGCTGTACCGCCGCGATGGACGCGGCATACGGCTGACCGCCGTGGGCGAGCAAGTCGCGGCGTACGCGAACAAGTTGCGACAGGACTACCGGCAAGCGCTGGCGTTGCGCGACAGCCTGCGCGGGCTGGAAACAGGGGCCTTGCGCATCGGCGCGAGTACCACGCCTGCCAGTTACCTGCTGCCGTATGTCATCGCGGAATTCCACCAGCGCTACCCCGCCGTCGCGCTGCATATCGTCGACGGCAACACGAGCGAAATCGTCGCGCAGCTCGACAGTCTGGATGTTGCCTTTATCGAAGGCGCGGTGCCGCCCGGCCTGTCACCGGAAATTGCCGTGCGTCCGTGGCGCGACGACGAAGTCGTGGCCATCGCGCGGTCCGACCACCCGCTCGCGCAGTTGCCCGGCGGTGCCTCGTTGCAAAGCATCGCGGAGTATCCGCTGATTCTGCGCGAACCGGGCTCCGGCGTGCGGGCGCTGGTGGCGCGCGCCTTCTCTGTTTCTGGGCTGGAACCCCGTGTCGCACTGGAACTGGCTGGGGTCGAAAGTATCAAGGAAGCGGTGCGTGCGGGCATGGGGATCGGCTTCGTCTCCGCGATGTCGATGCGTCATGAAGATGGCGCGTTGACCTCGGTTCGCATCGATCCGCCGCATGGCCTCAAGCGGCTGCTTACGGCACTGGTGCCGCACGCGGACGCGCTCAGCCGTCCGACCGAGCGCTTTCTCGCACAATGCTTTGCGGCAGACGCCGCCAGTCCGGCAGCCTCACGGTGA
- a CDS encoding SDR family oxidoreductase gives MRILVTGSTGFVGGAVVAQLLKDGFGPSLLLLVRARTSSDGLARVRAAMDRFRVAPVHRLSLTEANIVCGDLAQPISFDDDHRMRRVTHVIHAGAIASFSAHPQLDTVNVAGTLALARAVAASPVLERFVYVGTAMACGDAMSGVVKESHDLARADHQLVPYTASKAEAEARLRREWPGLPLVVARPSIVVGHTKLGCEPSGSIFWMFRMVQLLGAFTCGLDDRLDVVPVDFCADALIDLAFLPRLRHDLYHVSAGQSSTRTIREIEAALARARGVAPLGERFRHIGDAEIERLTPALSRQLGNGNGRLMAKALRRYGAFASLDYVFDNHRLLGEGTSPPPPVTDYLDVCVRSSAATSVAEQMAWDFK, from the coding sequence ATGCGAATTCTCGTCACCGGCAGTACCGGTTTTGTGGGCGGCGCCGTCGTCGCCCAACTTCTTAAAGACGGCTTCGGTCCGTCGCTGTTGCTGCTGGTGCGTGCGCGCACAAGCTCTGACGGTCTTGCACGAGTGCGCGCCGCGATGGACCGGTTTCGCGTCGCCCCGGTGCACCGGCTCTCGCTCACCGAAGCGAACATCGTGTGCGGCGATCTCGCGCAACCGATCTCGTTCGACGACGACCATCGCATGCGCCGCGTGACCCACGTGATCCACGCGGGGGCCATTGCCTCGTTCTCGGCACACCCGCAACTCGATACCGTGAACGTCGCGGGCACGCTGGCGCTCGCGCGCGCCGTGGCCGCTTCGCCGGTGCTCGAGCGCTTTGTGTATGTGGGCACCGCGATGGCCTGCGGCGATGCGATGTCAGGCGTGGTCAAGGAGTCGCACGATCTGGCGCGTGCCGATCATCAACTGGTGCCGTACACGGCGTCGAAGGCCGAGGCGGAGGCGCGGCTGCGGCGCGAATGGCCCGGGCTGCCGCTGGTGGTTGCGCGCCCGTCGATTGTCGTGGGGCATACCAAACTCGGCTGCGAGCCGTCGGGCAGCATCTTCTGGATGTTCCGTATGGTGCAGTTGCTGGGCGCGTTCACGTGCGGTCTCGATGACCGGCTCGACGTGGTGCCGGTCGATTTTTGCGCCGATGCGCTGATCGATCTGGCGTTTCTGCCTCGCCTGCGCCACGACCTGTATCACGTGTCGGCAGGGCAGTCGTCGACGCGCACGATTCGCGAGATCGAAGCGGCCCTTGCCCGAGCGCGCGGTGTGGCGCCGCTGGGCGAGCGTTTCCGGCATATCGGCGACGCAGAGATCGAACGGTTGACACCCGCGCTCTCGCGCCAGCTCGGCAATGGCAACGGCCGGTTGATGGCGAAGGCATTGCGTCGTTATGGCGCGTTTGCCTCGCTCGATTACGTGTTCGACAACCATCGCTTGCTCGGCGAAGGCACCTCGCCGCCGCCGCCCGTGACCGATTACCTCGATGTTTGCGTGCGCTCGTCGGCGGCCACCTCCGTGGCCGAGCAGATGGCGTGGGATTTCAAGTAA
- a CDS encoding MipA/OmpV family protein, with the protein MKNRPLRHLRLFPRVAALSAAGVVFAGVAPQAFAVDPGRYSGIQPDASLPTQAPESGYEFTVGGGVGYSPRYMGSNEYRVTPALNLALQTPYGVFVGLSGIGYRLSLPAGFFVSAALSYDGGRKDQKKGLDSGSDKLRGMGDIKGSVFTTLQAGYAIGDLAVVSVATDIPLSNRDRGNVYRFAVDSVLFKTAEDSVGVSATAHFASGKYAQTYFGVTANQSLNSGYRQYAVGGGLYGVSLTANWTHKFNKHWSTTVAGGLIRYTGNASKSPIVFNKTNYQVATTLDYTF; encoded by the coding sequence ATGAAAAACCGCCCCCTCCGCCACCTCCGCCTGTTTCCCCGCGTTGCTGCACTGAGCGCCGCTGGCGTCGTGTTCGCCGGTGTCGCCCCGCAGGCGTTCGCCGTCGACCCGGGCCGCTACAGCGGCATCCAGCCCGACGCGAGCCTGCCCACGCAGGCCCCGGAAAGCGGTTACGAGTTCACGGTGGGTGGCGGTGTCGGTTATTCGCCGCGCTACATGGGGAGTAATGAGTACCGCGTGACGCCCGCGCTGAATCTGGCGCTGCAAACCCCGTATGGCGTGTTCGTCGGACTGAGCGGCATCGGTTACCGGCTGTCGCTGCCGGCAGGCTTCTTCGTGTCGGCGGCGCTGTCGTACGACGGCGGCCGGAAGGACCAGAAGAAGGGGCTCGATTCGGGTTCGGACAAGCTGCGCGGCATGGGCGACATCAAGGGCTCGGTGTTCACCACGCTGCAAGCCGGTTATGCCATCGGCGATCTGGCCGTCGTGAGCGTGGCCACCGATATTCCGCTCTCGAACCGCGATCGCGGCAATGTCTATCGCTTTGCGGTGGACAGCGTGCTGTTCAAGACGGCCGAAGACTCGGTCGGCGTGAGTGCCACGGCGCACTTTGCCAGCGGCAAGTATGCGCAGACGTATTTCGGCGTGACGGCCAATCAGAGCCTGAATTCCGGGTATCGGCAGTATGCCGTCGGCGGTGGCCTGTACGGCGTGAGCCTGACGGCGAACTGGACGCACAAATTCAACAAGCACTGGAGCACTACGGTTGCCGGCGGCCTGATTCGCTACACAGGTAACGCATCGAAGAGTCCCATCGTGTTCAACAAGACCAACTATCAGGTCGCCACCACGCTCGATTACACGTTCTGA
- a CDS encoding response regulator transcription factor: MYRVLLVEDDARLAALVTEYLHAYRFEVTVVANGARALERFRAFSPDVVILDLMLPGMDGMEVCRQLRAVSATPILILTAREDTYDQVAGLEVGADDYVVKPVEPRLLLARLRALLRRATPLAEIEEPTEDGLAFGQLRIVPRDRMVFWRGLPVELKSNEFSLLLILAKGAGRVVTRDEILQQLRGIEFDGIDRTVDVGIYRLRKRFEDTDGEPQRIKTVWGRGYLFSPSAWES; the protein is encoded by the coding sequence ATGTACCGTGTCTTGCTCGTCGAGGACGATGCGCGGCTTGCCGCACTCGTCACCGAATATCTGCACGCTTATCGATTTGAAGTCACGGTGGTGGCCAACGGCGCGCGGGCGCTGGAGCGCTTTCGCGCCTTCTCGCCCGACGTCGTCATCCTTGATCTGATGCTGCCCGGCATGGACGGCATGGAGGTCTGCCGGCAGCTTCGCGCCGTCAGCGCCACACCCATCCTCATCCTGACGGCCCGCGAAGACACCTACGATCAGGTCGCCGGGCTGGAAGTCGGCGCCGACGATTACGTCGTCAAGCCGGTCGAGCCACGGCTGCTGCTGGCACGCCTGCGGGCGCTATTGCGCCGCGCAACGCCGCTTGCCGAGATCGAGGAACCCACCGAAGACGGTCTCGCGTTCGGCCAGTTGCGCATCGTGCCGCGCGACCGCATGGTGTTCTGGCGCGGTTTGCCGGTGGAATTGAAATCGAACGAATTCAGCCTGCTGCTGATTCTGGCGAAGGGTGCCGGGCGCGTGGTGACCCGCGACGAAATCCTGCAACAGCTGCGCGGCATCGAATTCGACGGCATCGACCGCACGGTGGACGTGGGCATTTACCGGCTGCGCAAACGCTTCGAAGATACCGATGGCGAGCCGCAGCGCATCAAGACCGTCTGGGGCCGGGGCTACCTTTTCAGCCCTTCGGCTTGGGAGAGTTGA
- a CDS encoding ATP-binding protein — MFRILLKLYALVALAVVAAILLINNTFGFFFYDILNRSAQKQLGAYVWLINQSLEKLPESEWPAFIATFESHGNDKIDIKPLKGLPLPFEYARKDLEAGLVVANGIDGDHYAVRLRNSDWVLTSATGTDLNLRQINYLAYTLVALLILLAVLTWSRWYWTDVQSLNRAALRFGEGDFSSRARVSRFSNLAALVRVFNTMADRIERSITTQKDMINAVSHELRTPIARLDFGLEILQQRRHDADADDRIVALKGDIRELDELVTELLSLARLDQITAPPTRHSVSLRLMFDSLAANCTEVLASRSIALDIAAEPGADCVEVEPKLLARAVQNLLNNAMRHTSRRIVCGAKTCDDGGVMIYVDDDGEGVPAEDRARIFEPFHRLDSSRNRATGGFGLGLAIVRRIALLHGGKVGVETSPLGGARFTITLPGPNTI, encoded by the coding sequence ATGTTTCGCATTCTTTTGAAGCTGTACGCGCTGGTCGCACTCGCCGTGGTCGCGGCCATTCTGCTGATCAACAACACGTTCGGCTTTTTCTTCTACGACATCCTGAACCGTTCCGCGCAGAAACAATTGGGCGCCTATGTCTGGCTCATCAACCAGTCGCTCGAAAAGCTGCCGGAATCCGAGTGGCCGGCGTTCATTGCGACGTTCGAATCTCACGGCAACGACAAGATCGACATCAAGCCGCTCAAGGGCCTGCCGCTTCCGTTCGAATATGCCCGTAAAGATCTCGAAGCCGGGCTCGTCGTCGCCAATGGCATCGACGGCGATCACTACGCCGTGCGCCTGCGCAACTCCGACTGGGTGCTCACCTCGGCGACCGGCACTGACCTGAATCTGCGCCAGATCAACTACCTCGCCTACACGCTGGTCGCACTGCTGATCCTGCTCGCCGTCCTCACATGGTCGCGCTGGTACTGGACCGACGTGCAGTCGCTCAACCGCGCGGCGCTGCGTTTCGGCGAAGGCGATTTCAGTTCGCGCGCCCGTGTCTCCCGCTTCTCGAATCTGGCCGCCCTCGTGCGCGTGTTCAACACGATGGCCGATCGCATCGAACGCTCGATCACCACGCAGAAAGACATGATCAATGCCGTGTCGCACGAACTGCGCACGCCGATTGCGCGACTCGACTTCGGGCTGGAAATTCTGCAACAGCGCCGCCACGACGCCGATGCGGACGATCGTATCGTCGCGCTCAAGGGCGACATTCGCGAGCTCGACGAGTTGGTGACCGAGCTGCTCTCACTCGCCCGGCTCGATCAGATCACCGCACCGCCCACCCGTCACAGCGTGTCGCTGCGATTGATGTTCGACAGCCTCGCCGCCAATTGCACCGAGGTGCTGGCGTCGCGCTCGATTGCGCTTGATATCGCGGCAGAACCCGGTGCCGACTGCGTCGAAGTCGAACCCAAGCTGCTCGCCCGCGCCGTGCAGAATCTGCTCAACAACGCCATGCGGCATACCTCCCGGCGTATCGTGTGCGGTGCGAAAACCTGCGACGACGGCGGTGTGATGATCTATGTCGACGACGACGGTGAAGGCGTACCCGCCGAAGACCGCGCGCGCATTTTCGAACCGTTTCACCGTCTCGACAGCAGCCGCAATCGCGCCACTGGCGGCTTTGGACTGGGGCTCGCCATCGTGCGGCGTATCGCACTGCTGCACGGCGGCAAGGTCGGCGTGGAGACCTCGCCACTCGGTGGCGCACGCTTCACCATCACCCTGCCCGGCCCGAACACCATCTGA